From the genome of Clostridiaceae bacterium, one region includes:
- the pcrA gene encoding DNA helicase PcrA gives MDLLHGLNKEQKEAVLNTEGPLLVLAGAGSGKTRVLTHRIAYLVKEKNVHISSILALTFTNKAAREMKERIENLLGEMTYNAWIGTFHSNCVRILRRDIEKLGYDRNFVIYDTADQLTLIKDCLRELNINEKNFPPRLILEVIGKAKDVLLEPDQYLEVHESNYREKKIAQIYSLYQQKLKNNNAVDFDDIIMLTIRLFNEYPAVLEYYQNKFRYVLVDEYQDTNKAQYRFISLIAKKHRNLCVVGDDDQSIYGWRGADIENILGFEREFKDCKVIKLEQNYRSTQTILDAANNVIKNNKGRKKKVLWTGNPKGTNISLYTGSNEYEEALFVSREIKRMMLYDNKRYSDFAILYRVNAQSRVLEEALIREGIPYKVFGGLRFYDRKEIKDILAYLRVIQNPTDNISLKRIINVPRRGIGDVTIQTSEDIANSRGVSIFSIISSASEFKELKRAAPKLEDFCRMIAGFMAIKDNISVSSLIEEVIIKTGILEELQAEDTPEAQTRIENIKEFISAAVDFEEESEDQGLEAFLEGISLISDIDALEENKDYVMLMTLHSAKGLEFPVAFIVGMEEGVFPSYRSLDSESELEEERRLCYVGMTRAKEKLYITNTFCRTLFGNTTYNQPSRFISEIPPEFLDEVGETTRRVDKIINTSNISGLKLFRGSNLISVEDLMPKKQVSDISFNVGDRVQHKKFGKGTIIAVEKAGDDYKLEIQFDEVGMKRLMAAFANLIKI, from the coding sequence ATGGATTTATTACATGGTTTAAACAAGGAACAAAAAGAAGCAGTTTTAAATACCGAAGGGCCTTTGCTTGTATTAGCGGGAGCAGGCAGCGGAAAGACAAGAGTGCTTACTCACAGGATTGCATATCTGGTAAAAGAAAAAAATGTACATATAAGCAGTATCCTTGCGTTAACTTTTACAAATAAAGCAGCTAGAGAGATGAAGGAAAGAATTGAAAATCTCTTAGGAGAGATGACTTATAACGCATGGATTGGCACATTTCATTCAAACTGCGTAAGAATACTGAGAAGAGATATAGAAAAACTTGGGTATGATAGAAATTTTGTCATTTATGATACAGCAGATCAGTTAACGTTAATAAAAGATTGCCTTAGAGAATTAAACATTAACGAGAAAAATTTCCCTCCCAGACTTATTCTTGAAGTAATAGGCAAAGCTAAAGATGTCCTGTTAGAACCTGATCAGTATTTAGAAGTCCATGAATCAAACTATAGGGAAAAGAAAATTGCTCAAATATACAGTTTATATCAACAAAAGCTTAAGAATAATAATGCCGTGGACTTTGATGATATAATAATGCTCACTATAAGGCTGTTTAATGAGTATCCGGCGGTTCTTGAATATTATCAGAATAAGTTCAGGTATGTGCTTGTAGATGAATATCAGGACACTAATAAAGCCCAGTATAGGTTTATAAGTTTAATAGCAAAAAAACACAGAAACCTATGTGTTGTAGGAGATGACGATCAGTCCATATATGGATGGAGAGGAGCGGATATTGAAAATATACTGGGTTTTGAAAGAGAGTTTAAAGATTGCAAAGTAATTAAACTTGAACAGAATTACCGTTCTACTCAAACAATATTAGATGCAGCAAACAATGTGATAAAGAACAATAAGGGAAGAAAAAAGAAGGTTTTGTGGACTGGAAATCCAAAAGGCACAAATATCAGCCTATATACAGGAAGTAATGAGTATGAAGAAGCACTGTTTGTAAGTAGGGAAATCAAAAGAATGATGCTGTATGATAATAAAAGATACAGTGATTTTGCAATACTTTATAGAGTTAATGCGCAATCTCGTGTATTAGAGGAAGCCCTTATCAGAGAAGGTATTCCATATAAAGTATTTGGCGGGTTAAGATTCTATGACAGAAAAGAAATAAAAGATATATTAGCTTACTTAAGAGTAATACAGAATCCTACAGATAATATCAGCTTGAAGAGAATCATAAATGTACCCAGACGGGGAATTGGTGATGTTACTATTCAAACTTCTGAAGATATTGCAAATTCCAGAGGAGTAAGCATATTCAGCATTATATCCTCTGCAAGCGAATTTAAGGAATTAAAAAGGGCCGCACCCAAGTTGGAGGATTTTTGCAGAATGATTGCCGGGTTTATGGCTATAAAGGACAACATTAGTGTATCATCATTGATAGAAGAAGTTATTATAAAAACAGGTATTTTAGAAGAGTTGCAGGCGGAAGATACTCCTGAAGCACAAACAAGGATTGAGAATATAAAAGAATTTATCTCTGCAGCTGTTGATTTCGAAGAAGAAAGTGAAGATCAAGGACTTGAGGCTTTCCTTGAAGGGATATCCCTGATATCGGATATAGATGCTCTTGAGGAGAATAAGGACTATGTAATGCTTATGACGTTGCACAGTGCAAAAGGATTGGAATTTCCGGTAGCTTTTATAGTTGGTATGGAAGAAGGCGTTTTTCCGAGCTACAGATCTTTGGATAGTGAAAGTGAGCTTGAAGAAGAAAGAAGGCTTTGCTACGTAGGAATGACCAGAGCTAAAGAAAAGCTTTATATTACCAATACTTTCTGCAGAACTTTGTTTGGAAATACTACTTATAATCAGCCCTCAAGGTTTATAAGTGAAATACCGCCAGAATTTTTGGATGAAGTTGGTGAAACAACCAGAAGAGTAGATAAAATAATTAATACATCAAATATTAGTGGTTTGAAACTTTTCAGAGGCTCAAATCTCATATCTGTAGAAGATTTGATGCCTAAAAAACAAGTATCTGATATTAGTTTTAATGTGGGAGACAGAGTGCAACATAAGAAATTTGGGAAAGGTACAATTATTGCCGTTGAGAAAGCAGGTGATGACTATAAACTTGAAATACAATTTGACGAAGTAGGCATGAAAAGGCTTATGGCAGCATTTGCTAATTTAATAAAAATTTAA
- the mutT gene encoding 8-oxo-dGTP diphosphatase MutT, with amino-acid sequence MKQVTAAIIRQDNKVLIAQRAADDECGLLWEFPGGKLEEGETPEECITREIKEELNLDVEVIDIFTTSIYRYNSQDIKFTVFNVRLIGGNLRLNVHNQVKWVDINQLKNYNFMPADIEFVEKLVRDV; translated from the coding sequence ATGAAACAGGTTACAGCAGCTATAATACGTCAGGATAATAAAGTACTTATTGCCCAGCGAGCTGCAGATGATGAGTGCGGTTTATTATGGGAGTTCCCGGGTGGCAAGCTAGAGGAAGGAGAAACTCCTGAAGAATGCATAACTCGGGAGATAAAGGAAGAATTAAATTTAGATGTTGAAGTTATCGATATTTTTACTACAAGTATATATAGATATAATTCTCAAGATATAAAGTTTACAGTGTTTAATGTTAGACTAATAGGTGGTAATCTTCGACTTAATGTTCACAATCAAGTAAAATGGGTTGATATAAATCAACTTAAAAACTATAATTTTATGCCTGCAGATATAGAATTTGTTGAAAAATTGGTAAGAGATGTATAA
- the xth gene encoding exodeoxyribonuclease III produces the protein MKMISWNVNGLRACLEKGFLDFFHNINADIFCIQETKLQEGQVDLELEGYFQYWNYATKKGYSGTAVFTKVKPVSIAYGIGIEEYDNEGRVITLEFDEYYLVNVYTPNSQKGLERLDYRMRWEDNFRSYLKNLDEKKPVISCGDFNVAHKEIDLKNPSSNRRNAGFTDEERAKFTEFLESGFIDSYRYFYPDKTEAYTWWSYMFKARERNAGWRIDYFCVSERIKEKMLNAHIHQNILGSDHCPIELVIDV, from the coding sequence ATGAAAATGATATCATGGAATGTAAATGGACTTAGAGCATGTTTAGAGAAAGGATTTCTAGATTTTTTTCATAATATTAATGCGGATATTTTTTGCATACAAGAAACAAAGCTTCAGGAAGGACAGGTTGACCTTGAACTGGAAGGATACTTTCAGTACTGGAACTATGCAACTAAGAAGGGATACTCAGGAACAGCTGTATTTACAAAAGTTAAGCCTGTTAGCATTGCATACGGTATAGGTATAGAAGAGTATGATAATGAGGGTAGGGTTATAACTCTTGAATTCGATGAATACTATCTAGTTAATGTATATACTCCTAATTCTCAAAAGGGACTGGAAAGGCTAGATTATAGAATGAGATGGGAAGATAATTTTAGAAGTTATTTAAAGAACCTTGATGAAAAAAAGCCTGTAATTTCATGTGGTGATTTTAACGTAGCTCATAAAGAAATAGACCTTAAGAATCCCTCTTCAAACAGGAGAAATGCAGGTTTTACAGATGAGGAGAGAGCTAAGTTTACAGAGTTTTTAGAGTCTGGTTTTATCGATAGCTACCGATATTTTTATCCCGATAAAACTGAGGCTTACACATGGTGGTCATATATGTTCAAAGCCAGAGAAAGAAACGCGGGATGGCGTATTGATTACTTTTGCGTATCTGAGAGAATTAAAGAGAAAATGTTAAATGCTCATATTCATCAGAATATCCTGGGTTCAGATCATTGCCCGATTGAACTTGTGATTGATGTTTAA
- the raiA gene encoding ribosome-associated translation inhibitor RaiA, translating into MKIKVNGKNFEVTEALREKAIKKLSKLEKFFNVDAEAQVMMSVQRSRHVVEITIFFNGVVMRAEVAHEDMYAAIDKAIDRLEGQIRKNKTRLSKKIHNGAFKIENFNDYNNMNNNVEEESEFKVVRTKRFAIKPMTVDEAILQMNLLGHEFFVFSNADTLETNVVYRRKDGNYGLIEPEK; encoded by the coding sequence ATGAAAATTAAAGTAAATGGTAAGAATTTTGAAGTTACTGAGGCTTTGAGGGAAAAAGCAATAAAAAAACTATCCAAGTTAGAAAAGTTTTTTAACGTGGATGCGGAAGCACAGGTAATGATGAGTGTTCAGAGAAGCAGGCATGTAGTGGAAATAACCATTTTCTTTAATGGAGTAGTCATGAGAGCAGAGGTTGCACACGAGGATATGTATGCTGCCATAGACAAAGCCATTGACAGACTTGAAGGACAAATAAGAAAAAATAAAACAAGATTATCTAAAAAGATTCATAATGGCGCATTTAAAATAGAAAATTTCAATGATTATAACAATATGAATAATAATGTAGAGGAAGAATCGGAATTTAAAGTTGTAAGAACCAAGAGATTTGCTATCAAACCAATGACTGTTGATGAAGCCATACTTCAGATGAATTTATTGGGTCATGAATTTTTCGTATTTTCAAATGCGGATACTCTTGAGACGAATGTGGTATACAGAAGGAAAGATGGAAATTATGGTTTAATAGAGCCTGAGAAATGA
- a CDS encoding zinc-binding protein — MFEDKTLKCKDCGKDFIFSAGEQEFYAEKGFQNEPTRCKTCRDIRKMQFSKSGEQRKSKEMFEAVCSQCGKKTKVPFKPRLDRPVYCSDCFENRY; from the coding sequence ATGTTCGAAGACAAAACATTAAAATGTAAAGACTGCGGAAAAGATTTTATTTTTTCAGCGGGTGAGCAGGAGTTTTATGCTGAAAAAGGTTTCCAAAATGAACCTACACGCTGTAAAACCTGTAGAGATATCAGAAAGATGCAATTTAGCAAATCAGGGGAACAAAGAAAAAGCAAAGAAATGTTTGAAGCAGTTTGCTCTCAGTGTGGTAAAAAAACTAAAGTTCCTTTTAAACCTCGCCTTGACAGGCCTGTATATTGCAGTGACTGTTTTGAAAATAGATATTAG
- a CDS encoding DNA polymerase IV, with product MKKRIIFHIDVNSAYLSWEAVYRLQHGDTVDLREIPSVVGGDEETRHGIVLAKSIPAKKFKIKTGETLWQARQKCPGLVVVRPNYYLYMQCSSALLNLLRDYSDRIQPFSIDEFFLDFTGMEKVFRDDAVTVANKIRERIKKELGFTVNIGISSNKLLAKMGSELKKPDMVHTLFPEEIPYKLWPLPVEDLFMVGRATAPKLHSMGIYTIGDLARCDIELLKYKLKSWGITLWNFANGIEDSSVRSHGRISNIKGIGNSTTIRFDVEDRETAHKVLLSLVETVAMRLRHEGFCCRVVAVSIKTKDLYSFSHQRKLEVPTDCTNAIFAETKKLFDEAWKGEPIRHLGVRVSDLYRDDSVQLSLFCKDWDKQLKIDRAIDDIRLKYGPRSVIRSTFLQSGINPLQGGVVEDFPIMSSIL from the coding sequence GTGAAAAAAAGAATCATTTTTCATATAGATGTAAATAGTGCATATTTAAGTTGGGAGGCTGTTTACAGGCTTCAGCACGGAGACACGGTAGATTTGCGGGAAATACCCTCTGTTGTCGGCGGAGATGAGGAAACCAGGCATGGTATTGTTCTGGCTAAATCTATCCCCGCAAAAAAATTTAAAATAAAAACAGGAGAAACTCTGTGGCAGGCCAGGCAAAAATGCCCCGGATTGGTAGTAGTCCGTCCGAACTATTACTTATATATGCAATGCTCGTCTGCATTGCTAAATCTTCTTAGGGATTATTCTGACAGAATACAGCCTTTTAGCATAGATGAATTTTTTCTGGACTTTACGGGAATGGAAAAAGTTTTCAGAGATGATGCCGTAACAGTTGCAAATAAAATACGGGAACGAATAAAAAAGGAACTTGGCTTTACTGTTAATATAGGTATAAGTTCAAATAAACTTCTTGCAAAAATGGGTAGCGAATTAAAAAAGCCAGATATGGTACATACTCTTTTCCCTGAAGAAATTCCTTACAAACTTTGGCCTTTGCCTGTAGAAGACCTTTTCATGGTAGGGCGTGCCACTGCTCCCAAGCTGCATAGTATGGGTATCTATACTATTGGAGATCTGGCCAGATGTGATATAGAACTTTTAAAATACAAACTAAAAAGCTGGGGTATAACATTATGGAATTTTGCCAACGGAATTGAAGATTCCTCTGTTCGTTCTCACGGAAGAATATCAAATATCAAGGGAATTGGTAATTCTACAACCATACGTTTTGACGTTGAAGACAGGGAAACAGCTCATAAAGTACTGCTATCACTAGTTGAAACAGTAGCAATGCGACTTCGGCATGAAGGATTTTGTTGCCGGGTAGTTGCTGTTTCAATTAAGACAAAAGACCTTTATTCATTCAGCCATCAAAGAAAGTTAGAAGTTCCTACAGACTGCACAAATGCAATATTCGCAGAAACAAAGAAACTCTTTGATGAAGCCTGGAAAGGAGAGCCTATACGTCATCTGGGAGTAAGAGTATCTGATTTATACAGAGATGACTCTGTACAGTTATCACTTTTTTGTAAAGATTGGGATAAACAACTTAAAATTGACCGGGCTATCGATGATATCAGGCTGAAATACGGACCTAGGTCGGTAATTCGATCAACCTTTTTACAGTCAGGAATAAATCCTCTCCAGGGTGGAGTGGTAGAAGATTTCCCTATAATGAGCAGTATTTTATAG
- a CDS encoding YaiI/YqxD family protein translates to MKILVDADACPVPVKNTIIKVAKEFGLPVIMIIDTSHIIDDGYSEVITVDKQENSADLAIINRTLPGDVVVTQDFGLAAMAIGKGAAAINQNGMIYSSENIDRLLFERHISQKVRCSGKRIAGPKKRLKDNDIKFEASFRALIHRLYMSIYG, encoded by the coding sequence TTGAAAATATTAGTAGATGCAGATGCTTGCCCTGTACCTGTAAAGAATACAATTATAAAAGTTGCAAAGGAGTTCGGTTTACCTGTCATAATGATCATTGATACCAGCCACATAATTGATGATGGATACTCAGAAGTAATTACTGTTGACAAGCAGGAAAATTCTGCAGATCTTGCCATTATTAACAGGACTTTACCAGGCGATGTCGTAGTCACTCAAGATTTTGGTCTGGCAGCTATGGCTATTGGAAAAGGAGCCGCAGCAATAAATCAAAATGGGATGATATATTCCAGTGAGAATATAGACCGGCTTTTATTTGAAAGGCACATTTCCCAAAAAGTCAGGTGTTCAGGTAAAAGAATAGCTGGTCCTAAAAAGAGATTAAAAGATAATGATATAAAGTTTGAGGCTTCTTTTAGGGCATTAATACATCGCCTTTATATGAGTATATATGGGTAA